A genomic stretch from Prionailurus bengalensis isolate Pbe53 chromosome E2, Fcat_Pben_1.1_paternal_pri, whole genome shotgun sequence includes:
- the RPS16 gene encoding 40S ribosomal protein S16: MPSKGPLQSVQVFGRKKTATAVAHCKRGNGLIKVNGRPLEMIEPRTLQYKLLEPVLLLGKERFAGVDIRVRVKGGGHVAQIYAIRQSISKALVAYYQKYVDEASKKEIKDILIQYDRTLLVADPRRCESKKFGGPGARARYQKSYR, from the exons ATGCCGTCCAAGGGTCCTTTGCAGTCTGTGCAGGTCTTCGGCCGCAAG AAGACGGCTACAGCCGTGGCGCATTGCAAACGGGGCAACGGCCTCATCAAGGTGAATGGACGGCCCTTGGAGATGATCGAGCCGCGCACGCTGCAATACAAG CTACTGGAACCTGTTCTGCTTCTGGGCAAGGAGCGGTTTGCTGGGGTGGACATCCGAGTCCGAGTGAAGGGTGGCGGTCACGTAGCCCAGATTTATG CAATTCGCCAGTCCATCTCCAAAGCCCTGGTGGCCTATTACCAGAAAT ATGTGGATGAGGCTTCCAAGAAGGAGATCAAAGACATCCTCATCCAGTACGACCGGACCCTGCTGGTAGCTGATCCCCGGCGCTGCGAATCCAAAAAGTTTGGTGGTCCTGGTGCCCGTGCTCGTTACCAGAAATCCTACCGATAA